A section of the Primulina eburnea isolate SZY01 chromosome 1, ASM2296580v1, whole genome shotgun sequence genome encodes:
- the LOC140805450 gene encoding uncharacterized protein yields the protein MAPKPDIGWEFGQIVGDNRKIIICKFCGKPINGGIMRFKEHIALVSANVQACYKAPKKISLMIRKHLQDSMTKRNILKKKKELGLESIQQSVHGLESESSGEDASEDIETQQLRKVLKESRNTRAFEEEMRNRYGQGFIGSSSSSGLNPGLKREMQSKLSSKGIDSFMFPSKHKSIKNWFGVEKVKGVGKAIQNVIDEIGEENVVQVVTDSECAMKAAGEKLMMERPHLFWSPCAAHCLDLILEDVDLKRMCNSTEWEEINNTGRRRKEAAKITGIIIETRFWKRARDICAAMGPLVKVLKLVDQDKKPTMSIIYEAMDRAKLTIKENTKV from the exons ATGGCTCCAAAACCCGATATTGGTTGGGAGTTCGGTCAAATCGTAGGTGATAATCGGAAGATAATAATATGCAAATTTTGTGGAAAACCCATAAACGGAGGAATTATGAGATTCAAAGAACATATTGCACTTGTTAGTGCAAATGTCCAGGCATGTTATAAAGCTCCCAAGAAAATATCATTGATGATCCGAAAACATCTTCAAGATTCAATGACAAAAAGAAAtatattgaaaaagaaaaaagaacttGGCTTAGAATCAATTCAACAAAGCGTTCATGGATTGGAAAGTGAAAGTAGTGGTGAAGACGCTTCAGAAGATATTGAAACTCAACAATTGCGAAAAGTGTTGAAAGAAAGTCGTAACACTAGAGCTTTCGAGGAAGAGATGCGTAACCGATATGGTCAag GATTTATCGGTTCTAGTTCATCGTCTGGTTTGAATCCTGGTTTGAAAAGAGAGATGCAATCTAAATTGTCATCAAAGGGGATTGACTCTTTTATGTTTCCCTCAAAGCATAAGAGTATAAAAAATTGGTTTGGTGTGGAAAAAGTTAAGGGAGTTGGAAAGGCTATTCAAAATG TTATTGATGAGATTGGTGAAGAAAATGTTGTGCAAGTGGTTACAGATAGTGAATGTGCAATGAAGGCTGCAGGTGAAAAATTGATGATGGAAAGACCCCATTTGTTTTGGTCCCCTTGTGCAGCACATTGTCTTGACCTCATTTTAGAAGATGTAG ATTTGAAGAGAATGTGCAATTCAACTGAGTGGGAAGAAATCAATAATACCGGTAGAAGAAGAAAAGAAGCCGCAAAAATTACAGGGATTATAATAGAAACAAGATTTTGGAAGAGAGCTCGTGATATTTGTGCTGCAATGGGACCACTTGTAAAAGTTTTAAAGTTGGTTGATCAAGACAAAAAGCCAACAATGTCAATTATCTATGAAGCAATGGATAGAGCGAAATTGACGATAAAAGAAAATACTAaagtgtag